The genomic region GACTCTCAGTTATTAACCGCTGTACTAGGGACCCTAGAGGGAACACACTCCCAGTTATTAACTCCTGTACTAGGGACCCTAGAGAGGGAACAGACTCCCAGTTATTAACTCCTGTACTAGGGACCCTAGAGAGGGAACAGCCAGGCTCTGACTCCCAGTTATTAAACCCTGTACTAGGGACCCTAGTCAGGGAACAGACTCCCAGTTATTAACCCTGTACTAGGGACCCTAGTGAGGGACCAGACTCCCAGTTATTAACCCTGTACTAGGGACCCTAGAGAGGGAACAGACTCCCAGTTATTAACCCTGTACTAGGGACCCTAGTGAGGGAACAGCCAGGCTCTGACTCCCAGTTATTAACCCTGTACTAGGGACCCtagtgagggaacagactcccagTTATTAAACCCTGTACTAGCGACCCTAGTGAGGGAACAGCCAGGCTCTGACTCCCAGTTATTAACCCCTGTACTAGGGACCCTAGTGAGGGAACAGCCAGGCTCTGACTCCCAGTTATTAACCCCCTGTACTAGGGACCCtagtgagggaacagactcccagTTATTAAACCCTGTACTAGCGACCCTAGTGAGGGAACAGCCAGGCTCTGACTCCCAGTTATTAAACCCTGTACTAGGGACCCTAGTGAGGGAACAGCCAGGCTCTGACTCCCAGTTATTAACCCCCTGTACTAGGGACCCtagtgagggaacagactcccagttattaacccctgtactagggaccctagtgagggaacagactcccagttattaacccctgtactagggaccctagtgagggaagactcccagttattaacccctgtactagggaccctagtgagggaacagactcccagTTATTAACCCTGTACTAGGGACCCTAGTGAGGGAAGACTCCCAGTTATTAACCCCTGTACTAGGGACCCTAAAGTGAGGGACCAGCCAGGCTGACAGCTGAAGGTCAACACTCAACACCTGTTACAGATATTACATCATCTGACCCAGATAACAGTCGGATGAGAAAGGTGTTGACCAGCCAGACAAACCCTTAGCATGCTAGTGTAAATAACAAACTGTACCGCACTGACATTTGCAAACCCACTAAGCAAATAGCACACAACAAGACTTTAAGACTGACCCACAGTATTAAATACAACCGCTTTATACGGTGTCCCTATCGGCAACcacttccctacatagtgcactacttttacacCGAAGCCcaatggactctggtcaaaagtagtgcacgacacaGGAAATAGGTAGTGATTTGAGAAGCAGCCGGTGATCCGACTGACTCACCTGCGATGCAGTGACTCGGAGAACTTCAGACTGGCATAgatgaactctttgacctgaacgTAGATCTGAGGCACAGACTGAGACATCGGTAGCTTCTTTGGAAAGTCTTGCTGTTGGGGCGACAACAAATACAACCCAGGTTATTTAACCCCTAGGACCTCTATAAGGAGCATATAGACTGTTGACTTTACAACCCAGGTTATTTAACTGAAGCCCCTAGGACCTCTATAAAGAGCATATAGACTGTTGACTTTATAACCCAGGTTATTTAACCCCCAGGACCTCATAAGGAGCATAGACTGTTGACTTACAACCCAGGTTATTTAACCCCTAGGACCTCTATAAGGATATATAGACTGTTGACTTTACAACCCAGGTTATTTAACCCTAGACCCTATAAGGAGCATATAGACAGTTGACTTTTACAACCCAGGTTATTTAACCCCTAGGACCTCATAAGGAGCATATAGACAGTTGACTTTACAAACCCAGGTTATTTAACCCCTAGACCTCTATATATATAGACAGTTGACATTCCCATCGCATCTTGATGTCGTGAAGTTAGTCCGTTTTACAATAAAGGGTGCTGAATGAATGACAAACCTTTTTCAATTTCTGCTGCCGTGAAGGGGAATCTACTAACGACAGACTTGTACTCTTCTTCAGTGCCCACGGGGATAGGGCTGTAGTTGTCCAGTTCAAAGACTCCTCCTGAAACCAGAGCCCATTTCTTCAGCAGCGTTTCATTGTACTGGTCTCTGATCTCAAACAGCAGGTCAAACAGTCTGTTCACTGGGTAGCCataaccctggagagagagagggaggttacaAACCAGAGGCATCACAATCTGCTCCACTGGTTAATGACCAAACTGCTTGGGTATTGGATCAGGAtcccccattagctgttgtgaaagcagcagctactcttcctggggtccacgcagaacacagaacacaggacatggaacacagaacacaggacatggaaacagaacagaacacagaacacggaacggaacacagaacatgacataatacagaacattaacagACAACAACAGCTGCTTCACTCATACCTTATAAGAGCTCTAGGTTTAATTCATACTATCTTATCACCCAGTCTGAAGAGCTGGACAAGACTCACCTGTAATGTGTCTGCAAATATGACAATGAGGTTCTTCAGCTGCAGCACCAGGTCAGGATCGCTGCAGTACGACTGGAAAAGAAGACAGGGGGTGGAAGTCCGTCACAATCAAAGGGAAAAGGAAAGTGTTACTCCCAGCCTTCTGGGTGAGGTAAGGGGTTTATCTAGAAACCTTAAGTGTCAGGGATGGTAGGGTTTATCTAGAAACCTTGGTGTTAAGAATGGTAAGGGTTTATCTAGAAGCCTTGGTGTCAGGAATGGTAAGGGTTTATCTAGAAACCTTGGTGTTAGGAATGGTAAGGGtttagtgtctcctgacccctcctgtctcagcctccagtatttatgctgcagtagtttgtgtcggggggctagggtcagtttgttatatctggagtacttctcctgtcctattcggtgtcctgtgtgaatctaagtgtgcgttctctaattctctccttctctctttctttctctctctcggaggacctgagccctaggaccatgccccaggactacctgacatgatgactccttgctgtccccagtccacctggccatgctgctgctccagtttcaactggcctgggccctaggaccatgtcccaggactacctgacatgatgactccttgctgtccccagtccacctggccatgctgctgctccagtttcaactgttctgccttactattattcaaccatgctggtcatttatgaacatttgaacatcttggccatgttctgttataatctctacccggcacagccagaagaggactggccaccccacatagcctggttcctctctaggtttcttcctaggttttggcctttctagggagtttttcctagccaccgtgcttttacacctgcattgtttgctgtttggggttttaggctgggtttctgtacagcactttgagatatcagctgatgtacgaagggctatataaataaatttgatttgatttgatttatctagAAACCTTGGTGTTAGGAATGGTAAGGGTTTATCTAGAAATCTTGGTGTTAGGAATGGTAAGGGCTTATCTAGAAGCCTTGGTGTTAGGAATGGTAAGGGTTTATCTAGAAGCCTTGGTGTTAGGAATGATAAGTGGTATCTAGAAGCCTTGGTGTTAGGAATGATAAGTGGTATCTAGGCCCTTGTTCCTGGCAGGCCCTCCCAGTGAGCAGCATTGAGCAGGGctccactggtctaatgaagaCCTCAGGGCATTGCAGCCCGATGGGGACAGACTGGCCCCATGGAGACAGACTGGCCCCATGGAGACAGACTGGCCTCATGGAGACAGACTGGCCTCATGGAGACAGACTGGCCTCATGGAGACAGACTGGCCTCATGGAGACAGACTGGCCTCATGGGGACAGACTGCCCTCATGGGGACAGACTGGCCTCATGGAGACAGATTGGCCTCATGGAGACAGATTGGCCTCATGGGGACAGATTGATGGGGACAGACTGGCCTCATGGGGACAGATTGGCCTCATGGGGACAGATTGGCCTCATGGGGACAGATTGATGGGGACAGACTGGCCTCATGGGGACAGATTGGCCTCATGGGGACAGATTGATGGGGACAGACTGGCCTCATGGGGACAGATTGGCCTCATGGGGACAGATTGATGGGGACAGACTGGCCTCATGGAGACAGACTGGCCTCATGGGGACAGATTGATGGGGACAGACTGGCCTCATGGGGACAGACTGGCCTCATGGGGACAGACTGGAACAAGAACGGCAGTTGAACTAGTGTGACTATGGTAACAGGGCTGTGAGCTCAGAGGTGTGGAGAAAGAGGCATCAGGGGCGGTTGGACATCAGCcagggatgatggtggtgatatccCAGGGATGAGGGTGGTGATATCCCAGGGATGAGGGTGGTGATATCCCAGGGATGAGGGTGGTGTTATCCcagggatgatggtggtgatatcccagggatgatggtggtgatatcccagggatgatggtggtgatatccCAGGGATGAGGGTGGTGATATCCCAGGGATGAAGGTGGTGATATCCCAGGAATGAAGGTGGTGATATCCcagggatgatggtggtgatatcccagggatgatggtggtgatatcccagggatgagggtggtgatatcccagggatgagggtggtgatatcccagggatgatggtggtgatatcccagggatgagggtggtgatatcccagggatgagggtggtgatatcccagggatgatggtggtgatatccCAAGGATGAGGGTGGTGATATCCCAAGGATGAGGGTGGTGATATCCCAGGGATGAGGGTGGTGATATCCCAGGGATGAGGGTGGTGATATCCCAGGGATGAGGGTGGTGATATCCCAGGGATGAGGGTGGTGATATCCcagggatgatggtggtgatatcccagggatgatggtggtgatatcccagggatgatggtggtgatatcccagggatgagggtggtgatatcccagggatgatggtggtgatatcccagggatgatggtggtgatatccCAGGGATGAAGGTGGTGATATCCCAGGGGTGATGCTACCCTGGTCCTCTCCCACTAAGAGACTTTAGCCCCCTGCTAGGGTTAGTGTGACTGCTACCCTGGTCCTCTCCCACTGATAACAGGCTTTAGCCCCCTGCTAGGACACTTTCAATGGTAAAAAGACACAGGGCTGAGCACTCCATGACCCCACAGACCTTGTCGAGCCAGGACACTCACTCCCCCTCacgtataatataataataataataatatatgccatttagcagacgcttttatccaaagcgacttacagtcatgtgtgcatacattctacgtaagggtgatcccggggatcgaacccactaccctggcgttacaagcgccatgctctaccaactgagctacagaaggaccacacgtccaggggtgtgtgtgtgtactcacagagtgtggttgtgtgtgtgtgtgtgtgtactcacagagTGTGGTTGtgtatttagtgtgtgtgtgtgtgtgtgtgtgtgtgtgtgtgtgtgtgtgtgtgtgtgtgtgtgtgtgtgtgtgtgtgtgtgtgtgtgtgtgtgtgtgtgtgtgtgtgtgtgtgtgtgtgtgtgtgtgtgtgtgtgtgtgtgtgtactcacagagtgtgtgtgtgtgtgtactcacagagTGTGGTTGtgtatttagtgtgtgtgtgtgtgtactcacagagtgtgtgtgtgtgtactcacagagtgtgtgtgtgtactcacagagTGTGTGCGGAGCACGGCAGTGATCTTAGACAGGGCCATGTTCCACAGTTCCTCAGTAAAGGCTCTGGTTAACAGTCCCTGTGTGGAGTGCAGAACGTGGTCCTCCACCAGGAAGAAGCCTACGATCTGATTGAAGTAGCGCCGGTAACCCTCCACGGTCTCCTGCTGGACCAGGAAACAACATtatagacagaggaggggaactactGACCAGGAAACAACATtatagacagaggaggggaactactGACCAGGAAACAACATtatagacagaggaggggaactactGACCAGGAAACAACATtatagacagaggaggggaactactGACCAGGAAACAACATtatagacagaggaggggaactactGACCAGGAAACAACATtatagacagaggaggggaactactGATCAGGGAACAACATtatagacagaggaggggaactactGATCAGGGAACAAGAGGAGGGGAacattagagacagaggaggggaacagaggaggaggggaacagatagaggaggggaacagacaggaggggaacagatagaggaggggaacagatagaggaggggaacagatagaggaggggaacagatagaggaggggaacagatagaggaggggaacagatagagagggaaacagacagagaggggaacagatagagaggggaacagatagagagggaaacagacagagaggggaacagatagagaggggaacagatagagaggggaacagatagagaggggaacagatagagaggggaacagatagaggggaacagatagacaggggaacagatagagaggggaaccctcctcaccatgttagactggggaacagatagagaggggaacagatagagaggggaacagatagaggaggggaacagatagagaggggaacagagggatgtagaagAGAAAGAATGAAGGGCGGGTTGTgtccctcctcaccatgttagactggggaacagatagagaaggggacagatagagaggggaacagatagaggggaacagatagagaggggaaccctcctcaccatgttagactggggaacagatagagaggggaacagatagagaggggaacagatagaggggaacagatagagaggggaacagatagagaggggaacagatagagaggggaacagatagagaggggaacagatagagaggggaacagatagagaggggaacagatagagaggggaacagatagagaggggaacagatagagaggggaacagatagagaggggaacagatagagaggggaacagatagagaggggaacatatagagaggggaaaagatagagaggggaacagatagagaggggaacagatagagaggggaacagatagagaggggaacagggagagggtcacagagtgagagggtcacagagaaagaggggaacagatagagaggggaacagatagagaggggaacagatagagaggggaacagatagagaggggaacagatagagaggggaacagatagagaggggaacagatagagaggggaaccctcctcaccatgttagactggggaacagatagagaggggaacagatagagaggggaacagatagagaggggaacagatagagaggggaaccctcctcaccatgttagactggggaacagatagagaggggaacagatagaggggaacagatagagaggggaacagatagaggggaacagatagagaggggaacagatagagaggggaacagatagagaggggaaccctcctcaccatgttagactggggaacagatagagaggggaacagatagaggggaacagatagagaggggaacagatagagaggggaaccctcctcaccatgttagactggggaacagatagaaaggggaacagatagaaaggggaacagatagagaggggaacagatagaaaggggaacagatagagaggggaaca from Oncorhynchus gorbuscha isolate QuinsamMale2020 ecotype Even-year unplaced genomic scaffold, OgorEven_v1.0 Un_scaffold_6761, whole genome shotgun sequence harbors:
- the LOC124029544 gene encoding exocyst complex component 6-like produces the protein METVEGYRRYFNQIVGFFLVEDHVLHSTQGLLTRAFTEELWNMALSKITAVLRTHSSYCSDPDLVLQLKNLIVIFADTLQGYGYPVNRLFDLLFEIRDQYNETLLKKWALVSGGVFELDNYSPIPVGTEEEYKSVQDFPKKLPMSQSVPQIYVQVKEFIYASLKFSESLHR